TTATTTTCACCTTTAGATAAAACTAAGAAGAAAGCAGCGACCGCATCGGCTATATAACAAAATGGTCTTACGGCACTTCCGTCGCTATGTAATTCTATATCTTCATTATTAACTATATTCGAAACGAAATCTGAAAATACTCGTCCATCATCTAATTTCATCCCTGGTCCATAAGTATGGAAAGGTCTAATTATTTTCACATTTAAATCATATTGATGTGAATATGAAATACATATATTCTCACCCATTCGTTTACTCTCAGCATAGCAAGATCTTACATCTAGAGGATCGATATAACCATAGTCACGTTCAGTTATACTTGATGTGTCAATTTGACCATAAACTTCACCACTACTGAATAATAAAAAAGATTCACAGTTAGTTTTTATGGCTATATCAAGAAGGTTTTTTGTTCCAATGATATTTGGTAGCAATGTATCAACTGGAATTTTACCATAATACTTGGGACTAGCAAAGCTTGCGGCATGAATAATAAAATCGAGCTGTTCGGGTAAAAAATCTTTATTGTCATGATAATAAAATAGAGATATGTCTGCGATCACAAGATGGAAATTATCATGTTCCAAGTATTGCCCAAGTCTCGCGTTAAAATTTTTTTCTGTACGACACACCGCATAAATATTTATATTATAATCAGCATGAATGTTTAAATGCATAAGTACATCCACGATATATGCGGGCAGAAAACCGTTGGCACCAGATATTAATATATTTTTATTTTTAAAATTCGAAAAATCACCCGAGGCTAAAATCCCCTCAATATCTGCTTGTACAATACAATTATTCACATCAAAATTATTCACTGAAAAATCCTGGAGTTATAATTTTTCTGATTTTGGATGAATACCAATAATCATATTATTTGCCAAAACTTTTCTATCCAGTAGTGGTGATAAATCTTCTAGAGGGGGAGATACAATCTCTCCTTCTGCAGTCAAGGCAATTCCTAACTTTGGAACACATACTTGTTCAGGGTGCATAAATACTTCACAAAATGAAGGCCCTGGACTATTAAGGAATATTGGCAACACTTTTTCTGCATCTTCCCAAGTTCTTATTGCATGCATATCGAATTCAAATGCACTGGCAATCTTTGAGAAGTCAGGGCAACTGACACCGCTACTTTTATCAGTTCCACTATATCGACCTTCGAACAAACCTTTCTGTGTGTTCTTGATCATCAAATATCCATCATTGTTAAATATAAGAACTTTTATCGGTAGTTTATGATGAGCTATTGTCTGCAGTTCCTGGATGTTCATCATCATTCCACCATCACAATTTAAGCAAAGCACACTGCCCTTATCTAAAGCAAATGACGCTCCAATTGCAGCCGGAAGGCCATAACCCATCTCACCAAGTCCAGTACTTGTAAACAACCTTTTATTTCCATTGATTTTTAATACTTGAAAACCCGACAAGAGTGCGGTCCCCATATCTGTGACAATCACTTCATCATCCGGTACCAAATTTGAAATCATTTCCATAAGTGGATAAGAGTTAATATAACCATCTACATCTTTATGCTCAGGCCCTATTATAGGAAAACGTTGCTTATACTTCAAACACTGATTCATCCAATTTTGATATACAGGAATTTCTTTCGTAGCGACTTTTTTAAGAAAAAGTTCAAGAAAATCTTTTGCATCAGCACAAATACCATGCAATAGCCTTGACTGATGTTTCTCTACTTCATTTTTATCGATATCAACACAAATAATGGTGGCATCACGTGCTAATTCTGTTAGATCATAACCGATTTGAGGAATTGCCATACGTGTACCGATACTCATGACAAAATCGGCATTTTGAAGCACTAAATTAGAATAGCGCTGTCCATAGACACCAGCGCGACCAAATACATATGGATTATCGGAGTCAATCATATCAAGCCCCTGCCATGTTAATAAGGTAGGGCATTTTAAAGCGTCAAGTAATGGTTCTATGTATTCGAGCGCATCTGCTAAGCGAATGCCGTGGCCAAGCCAAAGAACTGGCCTTTTTGCACTTTGAAACTGTTCCAGTGTTTTGTCTACTGCTTTTTCAAGAGAATCTATATCCTTTACTGCCTGAAAATAATTCTTCTCTTCCGCTTGAAAAATACTCTGTTTCTTTTTATCGACCGTCATTCCTTGAATATCCATAGGTATTTCTAACCATGTGGGACCTTTTCTACCTTCTAAAGCTATGTGCTTCGCTTTATCTAACTCAAGATTAATTTGTAGAGGATCAGTCACCCTTTTTGCATATTTCGTTACTTTTTCGACCATCGCGATACTATCAAAACCCTGAATTCCCCAAATTCTTAAAGGGTTTGTAGTCGGGTTACAATAAATAGACTTTTCATTGCCACAGATAATAATTCCTGGTATTGAATCCATCCAACAACTAACCAAACCGGTAATCGTATTAGTGGTGCCAGCACCCGTTGTCACTATGCTTGCTGTTAGTTCGCCATTGGTACGATAATATGCCCCCATGGCCATTACTGCAGCCTGTTCATGGTGAACACATACTATTTCCGTAAAGCCCCGTCTTAAAATTGCATCAAAAATATGAGCATCTCCTGCTCCCACAATGCCAAAAACATGTCTTATATTATTATTTTCAAGGAATTCTGCTATCAGATCACTTACTCTATAATTTTCCATAACTTAATCCCCCTAGCTTATACCATGTTACGGCTTTTCTTATTGCCTCTTCGGTGCCGATTTTAAGCGGCAAATCAAAGGCAGTTTCAAATTTACTAATATCCGGTATGAATTTTGATTTATTAAGTGCACCTGGCGGACTATTCGTTGACACACCTAAATGGCCACCAAAAGACTGCTCTACAATTTGAGCAATAGATTGTAAGTCCATACTATCTGAACTTCCTAGATTAAACACATTCTTTTCAGAGGGGTTCAGGACAGCCCTTAAGGTCCATAATGCCATCTCACTGGGATACATATAACTTCGTATCGTAGTAGGTTCACCAAGAATCCTTATCGACTGACCATAGAGGCCATCTCTAATGAAATTATTAATTGCCCACGGTCTGTCAATTAATTGATGAGGACCAATAAATGCAAATGGCCGAAGTATTGTTGTAGGAATTTTATATTGGCTTCTATAGGCGTTGACTAAAGATTCGGAAGCTCTTTTTGCTTCACCATAATATGATAAAAGTCTTGTGCCAGTAGAGCTATAAAAAGTATTTTCATTGACATTCATAGCTTCGAATGGTTGCTGACCATATACATGTCCTGAACTAAAATGTGTGAAATTTAGTAATTTTTCAAGTCTATTACAAGCATCCAGAATTCTAGTCGTTCCCAAAATAATGTCTTTCATGATTTTAACGGGATTCGATGAATGTATTCTATTGTCTGGGTTACCGGCCAAATGTAATACGTACGATACGGAGGCATCAATTTCAGAAAGATTTTTAATGTCTTTATCAATTAAATCAATATACTTCTTTCTAAATATATGAGGGTAATCCTTCGCACTTTGGCTAATTGATGTTGCACAGGCTTTAATATTTATATTAAATTTGTGATGTTCATTAAGGTGATTAATTAACTCAATAAGCCATTTCCCTACATACCCATTCGCACCCGAAATAAAGAGAGACTTATTTTTTAAAGCGGTTAAAGTTCCCAACTGGCCAGCTAAAACTTGTTCACAGTCATTTTGAATATAATCTATTTGTTTGCTGTTAATCATTTAGTTTTTCCCTGTTGCTCTGCTATCTCCTGGGCCACTTCGATAATTATATCTTCCTGCCCGGCCACTACCCCTCTTTTTCCCAAACGAAATAGTACATCTCGGGGGTCAACGCCATAGCTTATTGACACACGATCTATATGCCTGATAAAACCCGAAAACACTCCAGCCATACCAGACGCAATTGATGTCGATTTTACTGAAGGGATAACATCAATTAAATATTCCTCTGCAATATCTCCGGCATCTAGAATTTTGTATAAATCTACACCAGTTGAATAACCACTTTTCTCAAGAACTGCTATCAATACTTCTAGCTGTGTATTACCTGCACCAGCACCAAATGCTCTTGCCGTACCATCTAAAATTGTTGCACCACATTCAGCAGCCACGAGAGAATTTGCAACGCCCATACCCAAATTATTATGGCCATGGAAGCCAACATGCCCATTAAGAGCAGTTCGCAAAGCGGTGACTCGTTTTTTCACATCTTGGGGTAAATAGGCACCTGCGGAATCCATGATGACCACACCTTCAGCTCCATAAGACTCCATCTTTAATGCTTCGGACACTAATGTTTCAATTCCTGCCATATGACTCATCATTAAAACACCATATACTTCTTTACCTCTCTCTCGTACAAATGATATGTGTTTTTTCGTTACATCAGCTTCTGTCACATGACTAGCGATTCTATAAACATCTACACCGATGTCCAAAGCCAGTTTTAAATCTCTTTCTATTGTTGCAAATCCTGGGATACAATGTATGCCTAACTTTGTCGTAGTTAATTGTGACTTAGCTGCTTCCAGTAAATCAATATCGGACTCTTTGGCCAAACCTACCTGCAGTGATGATGCTCCGATGCCATTGCCATGACCAACTTCAAGTATAGGGACGTTTGCGGCATTAGCTGCTTTTGCATAAATTTTCACCTGTTCTACACTAAGTTGATGACCTACTGCATGATTGCCATCCCTCAGTGTGGGATCACTAATAATAATATTTTTCATGATTGTCCTACCACACTATTTTTTATCGCATACTCCTCAGCCATCGCAATCGCCGCACAATTTATGATATCTAAATTACCCGCATAGCGTGGAAGGTAATCACCCAAACCGCAACACCTAACTGTAACAACTATCCTACCACCTTCGTAGACTGGTTGAACAATAACTTCATAGCCAGTTACATATTCTTGAATCTTTTTTTCCATTTCTTTGATGGGGGAAATTAAGGACTCTACCTCCACTTGATCAACCTTGGCAAAAATGGTTGTCTGCATATTAATACAAGGTATTGCAGGATTTAAATTAAGGATAGCCTTTACATTTTCACATCCAGTTAAATGTCTTAAACCTGCCTCAGTATTATAGATATATTCATCAATATTTTCTCTTGTACCTGGTCCAGCACTTTTAGATGCAATACTAGAAACAACTTCTATATATTCAATATTTTTCACATTCCTAAATATAGTGTAAGCCATTGGAATGGAGGCTTGCCCACCACAGGTAATCATATTTATATTTGCGGCACTTAAACAACTCGGACCATTTATTGCTGGTATGCAAATCTTGCCAACCTGTGAAGGAGTCATGTCTATACATTTGATACCTAAATCCTTGAAGATATTGGCATGGATTTTATGACTTTGTGCAGAGGTGGCATCAAAAACTAAATCAATATTTTCTTTATTCTCGACTATAGCGTCTATACTTTTATCTGAGACTATTATACCTAAAGAACTAGCCTTAATCATTCCGTTAGAGGCAAAACTTCTTCCTACAAAAAGAACACAATCCAAAAACTTTGAACGCATGACTTTAATCAAAAGATCTGTACCAATATTTCCGCTACCCAAAATTGCTATTTTCAATTTTTTCATATCAACATTCTTTATTTATACACACGGGAAGTTGTACTAATCATAAACTCAATCATTTCTTGTGTCATACCTGGATAGACGCCTAACCAAAAAGTATCGTTCATAATTTTGTCGGTATTTTGGAGGTCGCCAACAACGCGGTAGACTGAATCATCACCACGAATGTCATCAAAACAGGGATGGCGGGTGATGTTACCTGCGAAGAGCATGCGCGTTTGAATATTATTTTTTTCGAGTTCGCCAACGATCTGGGCTCGACTAAGGGGCGAAGAATCTTTAACTGTGATGGGGAAGCCAAACCAACTGGGATCTGAGTTCTCAGTCGCTTGCGGGAGAATCAAGAACTCGTCTAAATCCTTGAGTCCATCATGGAGCCCTTGAAAATTACGGCGCCGTGCTTCAGTGACTTGATCAAGTTTTTTTAATTGCTCTACGCCGATAGCCGCCTGCATATCTGTGACTTTGAGATTGTAGCCAAAAT
The sequence above is a segment of the Lentisphaera araneosa HTCC2155 genome. Coding sequences within it:
- a CDS encoding NAD-dependent epimerase/dehydratase family protein encodes the protein MNNFDVNNCIVQADIEGILASGDFSNFKNKNILISGANGFLPAYIVDVLMHLNIHADYNINIYAVCRTEKNFNARLGQYLEHDNFHLVIADISLFYYHDNKDFLPEQLDFIIHAASFASPKYYGKIPVDTLLPNIIGTKNLLDIAIKTNCESFLLFSSGEVYGQIDTSSITERDYGYIDPLDVRSCYAESKRMGENICISYSHQYDLNVKIIRPFHTYGPGMKLDDGRVFSDFVSNIVNNEDIELHSDGSAVRPFCYIADAVAAFFLVLSKGENKEAYNIANPYELKSIKELAETLVSLFKEKNLKLQFKKITKKGYIPSHLKTQVPSITKIEALGWSPMTSVKEGFSKTVRSYN
- a CDS encoding thiamine pyrophosphate-binding protein gives rise to the protein MENYRVSDLIAEFLENNNIRHVFGIVGAGDAHIFDAILRRGFTEIVCVHHEQAAVMAMGAYYRTNGELTASIVTTGAGTTNTITGLVSCWMDSIPGIIICGNEKSIYCNPTTNPLRIWGIQGFDSIAMVEKVTKYAKRVTDPLQINLELDKAKHIALEGRKGPTWLEIPMDIQGMTVDKKKQSIFQAEEKNYFQAVKDIDSLEKAVDKTLEQFQSAKRPVLWLGHGIRLADALEYIEPLLDALKCPTLLTWQGLDMIDSDNPYVFGRAGVYGQRYSNLVLQNADFVMSIGTRMAIPQIGYDLTELARDATIICVDIDKNEVEKHQSRLLHGICADAKDFLELFLKKVATKEIPVYQNWMNQCLKYKQRFPIIGPEHKDVDGYINSYPLMEMISNLVPDDEVIVTDMGTALLSGFQVLKINGNKRLFTSTGLGEMGYGLPAAIGASFALDKGSVLCLNCDGGMMMNIQELQTIAHHKLPIKVLIFNNDGYLMIKNTQKGLFEGRYSGTDKSSGVSCPDFSKIASAFEFDMHAIRTWEDAEKVLPIFLNSPGPSFCEVFMHPEQVCVPKLGIALTAEGEIVSPPLEDLSPLLDRKVLANNMIIGIHPKSEKL
- a CDS encoding NAD-dependent epimerase/dehydratase family protein; translated protein: MINSKQIDYIQNDCEQVLAGQLGTLTALKNKSLFISGANGYVGKWLIELINHLNEHHKFNINIKACATSISQSAKDYPHIFRKKYIDLIDKDIKNLSEIDASVSYVLHLAGNPDNRIHSSNPVKIMKDIILGTTRILDACNRLEKLLNFTHFSSGHVYGQQPFEAMNVNENTFYSSTGTRLLSYYGEAKRASESLVNAYRSQYKIPTTILRPFAFIGPHQLIDRPWAINNFIRDGLYGQSIRILGEPTTIRSYMYPSEMALWTLRAVLNPSEKNVFNLGSSDSMDLQSIAQIVEQSFGGHLGVSTNSPPGALNKSKFIPDISKFETAFDLPLKIGTEEAIRKAVTWYKLGGLSYGKL
- the dmpG gene encoding 4-hydroxy-2-oxovalerate aldolase, producing MKNIIISDPTLRDGNHAVGHQLSVEQVKIYAKAANAANVPILEVGHGNGIGASSLQVGLAKESDIDLLEAAKSQLTTTKLGIHCIPGFATIERDLKLALDIGVDVYRIASHVTEADVTKKHISFVRERGKEVYGVLMMSHMAGIETLVSEALKMESYGAEGVVIMDSAGAYLPQDVKKRVTALRTALNGHVGFHGHNNLGMGVANSLVAAECGATILDGTARAFGAGAGNTQLEVLIAVLEKSGYSTGVDLYKILDAGDIAEEYLIDVIPSVKSTSIASGMAGVFSGFIRHIDRVSISYGVDPRDVLFRLGKRGVVAGQEDIIIEVAQEIAEQQGKTK
- a CDS encoding acetaldehyde dehydrogenase (acetylating), translating into MKKLKIAILGSGNIGTDLLIKVMRSKFLDCVLFVGRSFASNGMIKASSLGIIVSDKSIDAIVENKENIDLVFDATSAQSHKIHANIFKDLGIKCIDMTPSQVGKICIPAINGPSCLSAANINMITCGGQASIPMAYTIFRNVKNIEYIEVVSSIASKSAGPGTRENIDEYIYNTEAGLRHLTGCENVKAILNLNPAIPCINMQTTIFAKVDQVEVESLISPIKEMEKKIQEYVTGYEVIVQPVYEGGRIVVTVRCCGLGDYLPRYAGNLDIINCAAIAMAEEYAIKNSVVGQS